GACGCCGTCCGGTCATCGGCATCCGTGCCGGCGCCGCTGAGGAAGGGTGATTCCGTGCTCATGGGGAGGGTCCTTTCGCCACGGTGCAGAGCTTCTGACGCCCGCACCCGAACGCGTCCTGATACTACCCGGTGCGTCCGTGAGGTCCTCACCGGAAGACGCCCCTCACGGGACCTCGGTCACCCCAGGCAGGTGGGTCCGAGGAGGGACTTCAGATCTCCGAACAGATCAGCCGTGACCTTGACCGGCATGGGGACCTCGAACACCTTCGCGGTGTTCCCGCGGTGCACCCGCAGCACCACCTCGGTCTCGCCGTTGTGTCGCCGCAGCACCTCGGCGAGCTCGTTCATGACCCGCTCGGTCGCACGCTGTTCTGCGAGCACGAGCGACAGCGGGCCCGCTGCATCGAAGGACCCCACATCGGGGGCGAACGCCGACTGGGCATGCAGGTTGAGCCCGTCATCACGTCGCGACACCCGACCGCGCACGGCCAGGATCGAGTCCTGCTGCAGGACGTGCTGGAACTCGGTGTAGGTCTTTCCCATGAACATGACCGTCACCTCGCCGTTGAAGTCCTCGATCGTGATCATGCCGTACGGGTTCCCGCTGGCCTTCGCGACGCGATGCTGCACGCTCGTGACGAGCCCGGCGACGGTGACCTGGTCGCCGTCCTGCACGTCGTCGGAGTTGTTGAGGACGTGGATCGAGATCGACGCGTGCTTCGCCAACGGGACCTCGAGACCGGCGAGCGGATGGTCCGAGACGTAGAGTCCGAGCATCTCGCGCTCGAAGGCGAGCTTGTCCTTCTTGATCCACTCCGGACGCGGCGGCACCTTGGCGGGGGCGACCTCCTCGAGGCCGTCGTACAGACTGTCGAAATCGAATCCGATCGCTCCCTGCGCCTCGTTGCGTTTGCGGTCGACGGCGGCCTCGACCGCATCCTCATGCACTTCGAGCAGCGCGCGGCGCGTGTCTCCCAGCGAGTCGAACGCACCGGCCTTGATCAGCGACTCCACGGTGCGCTTGTTCGAGACGTGCAGCGGCACCTTCTCGAGGAAGTGGTGGAACGACGTGAATCGCTCGCCCTTGCGGGCCTTCACGATGCCTTCGACGACGTTGCTTCCGACGTTGCGCACCGCTCCGAGGCCGAAGCGGATGTCGTCGCCCACGGCCGCGAAGTAGTTGATGGAGTCGGAGACGTCAGGGGGAAGCACCTTGATGCCCATCCGTCGGCACTCGTTGAGGTACAGCGCCATCTTGTCCTTCGAGTCGCCGACGCTGGTGAGCAGCGCCGCCATGTACTCGGCGGGGTAGTGCGCCTTGAGGTAGGCGGTCCAGTACGAGACCACCCCGTACGCGGCCGAGTGCGCTTTGTTGAAGGCGTAGTCGGAGAACGGGAGCAGGATCTCCCAGATCGCATTCACGGCGCCGTCGGAGTATCCGTTGGCGTGCATGCCGGCCTGGAAGCCCTCGAACTGCTTGTCGAGCTCGGACTTCTTCTTCTTTCCCATCGCGCGACGCAGGATGTCGGCCTGTCCGAGCGAGAACCCCGCCACGCGCTGGGCGATGGCCATGACCTGCTCCTGATAGATGATCAGTCCGTAGGACTCGTCGAGGATGTCGGCCAGCGACTCGGTGAACTCCGGGTGGATGGGAGTGATCGGCTGCTGGCCGTTCTTGCGCAGCGCGTAGTTCGTGTGCGAATTCGCCCCCATGGGCCCCGGCCGGTACAGCGCGATGAGCGCCGAGATGTCGCCGAAGTTGTCGGGCCGCATGAGCCGCATGAGCGATCTCATCGGACCGCCGTCGAGCTGGAACACGCCGAGCGACTCACCCCGACCGAGCAGGTCGTAGGCTCCCCGGTCGTCGAGCTCCAGCTTCTCGAGGTCGAGCTCTTCGCCGCGGTTGGTGCGGATGTTGTCGAGGGCGTCCGAGATGATCGTGAGGTTGCGCAGCCCGAGGAAGTCCATCTTGATCAGGCCGAGCGACTCGCAGGACGGATAGTCGAACTGCGTGACGATCTGGCCGTCCTGCTCGCGGCGCATGATCGGGATGATGTCGATCAGCGGCTCGGACGACATGATCACGCCCGCGGCGTGGACGCCCCACTGACGCTTCAGCCCCTCGAGACCCAGCGCGCGGTCGAAGACCGTCTTCGCCTCGGGGTCGGTCTCGATGAGCGCGCGGAACTCGCTCGCCTCTTTGTAGCGCTTGTGCGCCGTATCGAACATGCCGCCGAGCTCCATGTCCTTGCCCATGACGGGAGGCGGCATGGCCTTGGTGAGACGCTCACCCATGCTGAACGGGAAGCCGAGCACGCGGCCGGCGTCCTTGAGGGCCTGCTTCGACTTGATGGTGCCGTAGGTGACGATCTGCGCCACGCGCTCCGAGCCGTACTTGCGGGTCACGTAGTCGATGACCTCGCCACGGCGACGATCATCGAAGTCGACGTCGAAGTCGGGCATCGAGACGCGGTCCGGGTTGAGGAACCGCTCGAAGATCAGACCGTGCTCGAGCGGGTCGAGGTCGGTGATCCGCATCGCGTAGGCGACCATCGAGCCGGCGCCGGAGCCTCGACCCGGTCCGACGCGGATGCCGTTGTCCTTGGCCCAGTTGATGAAGTCGGCGACGACGAGGAAGTAGCCGGGGAAGCCCATCTGCAGGATGATGCCGGTCTCGTACTCCGCCTGCGTGCGGACCTTGTCGGGGATGCCGCTCGGGTACCGGTAGTGGAGGCCGGCCTCGACCTCTTTGATGAGCCAGCTGTCTTCGGTCTCGCCGTCCGGCACGGGGAAGCGCGGCATGTAGTTCGCCGCCGTGTTGAACTCGACCTCGCAGCGTTCGGCGATCAGCAGCGTGTTGTCGCACGCCTCGGGGTGGTCGCGGAACAGTTGGCGCATCTCGGCCGCGGTCTTGATGTAGTAGCCGTCGCCGTCGAACTTGAACCGGTTGGGATCGTCGAGTGTCGAGCCGGACTGGACGCAGAGCAGCGCCTCGTGCGCGCCGGCCTCGTGCTGGTGGGTGTAGTGGGAGTCGTTGGTGCCGACCAGCGGGATCTGCAGGTCCTTGGCGAGCCGGATGAGGTCGGTCATCACCCGACGCTCGATGGACAGACCGTGGTCCATGATCTCGGCGAAGTAGTTCTCCTTGCCGAACAGATCCTGGAACTCCGCCGCGGCCGCACGTGCGGCGTCGTACTGACCGAGACGCAGCCTGGTCTGGATCTCGCCCGAGGGGCAGCCGGTCGTGGCGATCAGCCCTTTGCCGTACGTCTGCAGGAGCTCCCGGTCCATGCGGGGCTTGAAGTAGTAGCCCTCCATGCTCGACAGCGAACTGAGGCGGAAGAGGTTGTGCATCCCCTGGGTGGTCTCGCTCCACATCGTCATGTGGGTGTACGCGCCGGAGCCCGAGACGTCATCGCTCTTCTGATCCGGCGAGCCCCACTGCACTCGGGTCTTGTCGCTGCGGTGGGTACCCGGGGTGACATAGGCCTCGAGACCGATGATCGGTTTGACCCCGGCCGCGTTGGCGGCCTTGTAGAACTCGAATGCGGCGAAGGTGTTGCCGTGATCGGTCACCGCGATGGCCGGCATCTCGTAGTCTGCGGCGGCCTGAGTCATCGCCGCGATCTTCGCCGCCCCGTCGAGCATCGAGTACTCGCTGTGCACGTGCAGATGGACGAAGGAGTCGGATGCCATGCCTTCGAGTCTACGGCTGACCCCCGACATCGGAGCCGCTGCGGGGGGTCGCCCCGGCCCCTCGAAGATCGAGGCGCATGAGCACCCGGGGGAAGCCGTCGAGCGTGGATCGCGTGTCGGTCGCCTTGGTGAATCCCGCCGCCTCGAACAGCGCCCTCGTCCCGACATACGCCATCGTGAGGTTCACCTTCTCGCCACGGTTGTCGACGGGATAGCCCTCGATCGCCGGTGCGCCCAGCCTCTTCGCGTGCGCGACGGCCCCCTCGATCAGCGCGTGCGATATGCCCTGCCTGCGGTGCCCCGGACGCACTCGCACGCACCAGAGCGACCACACGTCGAGGTCGTCGATGTGCGGGATGAGCCTGTTCCTCGCGAACGTGGTATCCCGGCGGGGATGAACCGCCGCCCACCCGACAGGTTCGTCGTCGAGGTAGGCGATCACGCCGGGAGGCGGGTCCTGATGGCAGAGCTCCCGCACGCGATCCGCGCGCTGGGAGCCTCGCAGCTCGTTGTTCTCTTTGCTGCCGATCCGATAGCTCAGGCAGAAGCACACGTTCGACGTCGGCTTCTTCGGCCCCACGAGAAGGGCCACGTCGTCGAACTCGGTCGCCGGTCGCACCTCGATGCTCATGCCGAGAGTCTGATGCACCCCACGGACATCGTCGAGCATCTCGATCGATTCCCGACGGGGATGGACGACTCGGAACGGGCTATTCGCCGCGCAGGATCTCCAACGCATGCTCGAAATCCGCAGGGTAAGCCGACTCGAACTGCACCCACTCCCCCGTGGCGGGGTGCGAGAACCCGAGCTTGTGCGCGTGCAGCCACTGCCGGGTGAGGCCGAGCCGTGCCGACATCGTGGGGTCCGCGCCGTAGAGAGGGTCGCCGACGCACGGATGCCGGAGCGCGGCCATGTGCACGCGGATCTGATGCGTGCGCCCCGTCTCCAGGTGGATCTCCAGCAGAGACGCACCCGGGAACGCCTCGAGCGTCTCGTAATGGGTGACCGACGGCTTGCCGTCCGGCGTCACCGCGAACTTCCATGAGTGGTTCGGATGCCGCCCGATCGGCGCCTCGATCGTCCCCGTCAAGGGATCGGGGTGACCCTGCACGACCGCGTGATAGATCTTCTCGACCGTGCGCTCTTTGAAGGCGTGCTTCAGCGCGGTGTACGCGGACTCGCTCTTGGCGACGACCATGAGCCCGCTCGTGCCGACGTCGAGTCGGTGCACGACGCCCTGTCGTTCGGGAGCGCCGCTCGTCGCCACACGGAATCCCGCCGCGGCCAGCGCACCCACCACCGTGGGGCCCTCCCAGCCGAGGGACGGATGAGCGGCGACGCCGGTCGGCTTGTCGACCACCACGATGTCGTCGTCGTCGTACACGATGCCCAGCTCGGGGACCGCGATCGGGATGATGCGCGGCTCCTCCTTCGGCTGCCATTCGACCTCGAGCCAGCCACCGCCGCGAAGGCGATCCGACTTGTCGAGCGTGACACCGTCGAGGCGCACGCCTCCGGCTGCGGCGACGTCCGCTGCGAACGTGCGGGAGAACCCGAGCATCTTGGCCAGGGCGGCGTCGACGCGCGTTCCCTCCAGTCCGTCGGGAACGGGGAGAGAGCGGGACTCCACGCTCAGCGTCCGTCCGACGCGGGCGCACCCGGCGTCGTACCGTCGAGGCGTGAGGAACCGGCCTCGGCGGAGGAGGACTCCGCATCGGCGTCGACAGCGGCGGCCTCGGCTTCCTCATCGGTCTCGACGGCGACGTGATCGCGGTCGCGGGTGCCATCG
The sequence above is a segment of the Microbacterium sp. Root553 genome. Coding sequences within it:
- the dnaE gene encoding DNA polymerase III subunit alpha, which codes for MASDSFVHLHVHSEYSMLDGAAKIAAMTQAAADYEMPAIAVTDHGNTFAAFEFYKAANAAGVKPIIGLEAYVTPGTHRSDKTRVQWGSPDQKSDDVSGSGAYTHMTMWSETTQGMHNLFRLSSLSSMEGYYFKPRMDRELLQTYGKGLIATTGCPSGEIQTRLRLGQYDAARAAAAEFQDLFGKENYFAEIMDHGLSIERRVMTDLIRLAKDLQIPLVGTNDSHYTHQHEAGAHEALLCVQSGSTLDDPNRFKFDGDGYYIKTAAEMRQLFRDHPEACDNTLLIAERCEVEFNTAANYMPRFPVPDGETEDSWLIKEVEAGLHYRYPSGIPDKVRTQAEYETGIILQMGFPGYFLVVADFINWAKDNGIRVGPGRGSGAGSMVAYAMRITDLDPLEHGLIFERFLNPDRVSMPDFDVDFDDRRRGEVIDYVTRKYGSERVAQIVTYGTIKSKQALKDAGRVLGFPFSMGERLTKAMPPPVMGKDMELGGMFDTAHKRYKEASEFRALIETDPEAKTVFDRALGLEGLKRQWGVHAAGVIMSSEPLIDIIPIMRREQDGQIVTQFDYPSCESLGLIKMDFLGLRNLTIISDALDNIRTNRGEELDLEKLELDDRGAYDLLGRGESLGVFQLDGGPMRSLMRLMRPDNFGDISALIALYRPGPMGANSHTNYALRKNGQQPITPIHPEFTESLADILDESYGLIIYQEQVMAIAQRVAGFSLGQADILRRAMGKKKKSELDKQFEGFQAGMHANGYSDGAVNAIWEILLPFSDYAFNKAHSAAYGVVSYWTAYLKAHYPAEYMAALLTSVGDSKDKMALYLNECRRMGIKVLPPDVSDSINYFAAVGDDIRFGLGAVRNVGSNVVEGIVKARKGERFTSFHHFLEKVPLHVSNKRTVESLIKAGAFDSLGDTRRALLEVHEDAVEAAVDRKRNEAQGAIGFDFDSLYDGLEEVAPAKVPPRPEWIKKDKLAFEREMLGLYVSDHPLAGLEVPLAKHASISIHVLNNSDDVQDGDQVTVAGLVTSVQHRVAKASGNPYGMITIEDFNGEVTVMFMGKTYTEFQHVLQQDSILAVRGRVSRRDDGLNLHAQSAFAPDVGSFDAAGPLSLVLAEQRATERVMNELAEVLRRHNGETEVVLRVHRGNTAKVFEVPMPVKVTADLFGDLKSLLGPTCLG
- a CDS encoding GNAT family N-acetyltransferase translates to MSIEVRPATEFDDVALLVGPKKPTSNVCFCLSYRIGSKENNELRGSQRADRVRELCHQDPPPGVIAYLDDEPVGWAAVHPRRDTTFARNRLIPHIDDLDVWSLWCVRVRPGHRRQGISHALIEGAVAHAKRLGAPAIEGYPVDNRGEKVNLTMAYVGTRALFEAAGFTKATDTRSTLDGFPRVLMRLDLRGAGATPRSGSDVGGQP
- a CDS encoding RluA family pseudouridine synthase; translated protein: MESRSLPVPDGLEGTRVDAALAKMLGFSRTFAADVAAAGGVRLDGVTLDKSDRLRGGGWLEVEWQPKEEPRIIPIAVPELGIVYDDDDIVVVDKPTGVAAHPSLGWEGPTVVGALAAAGFRVATSGAPERQGVVHRLDVGTSGLMVVAKSESAYTALKHAFKERTVEKIYHAVVQGHPDPLTGTIEAPIGRHPNHSWKFAVTPDGKPSVTHYETLEAFPGASLLEIHLETGRTHQIRVHMAALRHPCVGDPLYGADPTMSARLGLTRQWLHAHKLGFSHPATGEWVQFESAYPADFEHALEILRGE